The window TGTTCAACTGATCAATAAACAATTGGATGTCTTGTCGTGATtccttcaaaaacaaattacttcTTCGTCTCTTCTCATCCCCTGTCCTTTCTTCTTTCACTGGTTTTTCAACATgaatagaaaagaagaaatacTTTCTGATTGCAAAAGTATATATTCTTATGCAGGAGAGTATGCAACAGCTAGAGCAGCTTCAGCAGCTGACACAATCATGGTTTGATGCTTTATCTTTTGCAAATTTGCCTTTTCTGATCGTACTGGCTTTCATTAGAGAACCAATAAAAAGCCtacttttctttgattttgtaaaCATTCCGGCAATCAGTATTTATTTTTCTGTCACTGTCTATACTAGTTTATGCATGATTTTACTGTTTCAGACACTATCCTCATGGGCTACTTCTAGTGTTGAGGAGGTTGCTTCAACTGGGCCAGGCGTCCGATTTTTCCAACTCTATGTGAGTTTGAGATGGTTCCCCGCCCCCAacttttagtttctttgttgATCTTCCTAGCATTGTCGTATCATTTACCCATTTGTTCCAACAGCGCTTTAGCTCactcaaaattttattcaacCATATTTTATGAAGTAACTCATGATTATTCACAGTTCAATAATGTTGCCCAGAAATCCtcaattaaaatgaatattatgATGTTCTCTGATATCAATATTATGCAGTAACTTCACAGAATGATATCAACCAAAATTTGTCTACTTTTTCCATAAGCtacttgtttttcatatgaGTTTTCCTATGTATACCTATGACAAATCAGCAACCCATTTATTGCCTGTTCAGGTGCATAAAGACAGGAATGTGGTTGCCCAGCTCGTAAGAAGAGCTGAGAGGGCTGGTTTCAAGGCAATTGCCCTCACTGTGGATACTCCAAGACTTGGCCGTAGGGAAGCTGATATCAAAAACAGGTTAACTCAATTTAAGCGtaatagaaaatagaaagaaactttcttttttatgactttttatCCTGGTTAATGAAAAGCATGCCAATGAAAGGAGAAAATAAATTCAGTTTACTGTTTTGTAGAATGTATgtaattttctttaatgttaACCCTTGCAGATTTACAATGCCACCATATTTGACTTTGAAGAACTTTGAGGGCTTAGACCTTGGCAAGATGGATAAGGTTTGTTACATGTAATACTGGCTAATTTCAGTCTACTAGTTACTTccatttgttttaataatttgttcatTAATGTGATCGTTGAGCTGACCATGCAGACTGATGACTCTGGACTAGCATCGTATGTTGCTGAACAAATTGATCGGTCACTTAGCTGGAAGGTAAGTTCATGTATGGATTTTTACAGATTTCAGACTTGGACTGTAATATTGCAGAGATGATatactttaataaaatattattgaccaTTTCGACAGGATGTGAAGTGGCTTCAGACAATCACATCATTGCCGATTCTATTGAAGGGTGTACTCACTGCTGAGGATGGTAAGCAAACTAGTCCATCCTTTCCCCATCCACCAATACTAAACTGTAATGAAtgatttaatgaaaatattcatcttgcCTCTAACCCTATTTATGGGCCTCCAAACCTTCTTCCATCTTCTctcttccattttattttattttttcattgcagCAAGGCTAGCCGTACAGAATGGGGCTGCAGGAATCATTGTCTCCAATCATGGAGCACGCCAGCTTGATTACGTTCCTTCCACTATTATAGCCTTGGAAGAGGTACGTGTGCTTTTAATGATCATGGCATATCTCTGGTGCATTTTGGCAATCTCAAGAAAGTTCACTGGCTTTTTAAGTTGTCAACCTgtaaattttccttttcttccaagTTCAAGAAACTTTTGCCATGTGCATCTTGTTGATTTAGTCCAGGATTGAAGTCAAAGTTACTCTGTATACCTTTTGCCATCATGTATACCCATACATTACATAAACATCTATTGGAAtgtatattttgtaaaaaatttaagtgaTAGTAATCTGCTTTAATAACTTCATTGATGTGATATTCAGGTTGTCAAAGCTGTACAAGGCCGTGTTCCTGTTTTTCTTGATGGTGGAGTTCGGCGCGGAACAGATGTTTTCAAGGCAATGGCCCTTGGAGCATCTGGAATATTTGTAAGTGCATTGATATTGCAATGGCCAGTACGCAAAAACAAGAAAGTGTTTGTCATAGTTGTGAGAAAACAGGAAATAACAAAAGATTAATTGAACATAAcacttgaataaaattaatgtgtTCATTTAGCTCTGTTTAACTTCTCCTACATAACAATctgaagaaaaaatgaataaacaaaACTTCTCCTAGATAACTAATGATCATTCTTGTGAAACATTTTCAGCACTAGCCTATTCTATAAGAATTGGTTGATCTTTAATCCATTTCACAGACTTAAATATTggagaaaatatcaaattcaagcACTGAACTTTATATTGAGGTCTACCATGATTCTCCTAGCTTCGTAATAAGTTTGTGTGCAAGTCGTGGAGCATTGAAAACAATCTCctgtttttttgttcaacttcaGATTGGAAGGCCAGTTGTATTCTCATTGGCCGCTGATGGCGAAGCTGGAGTTAGGAAGGTACTTCAGATGCTTCGTGATGAGTTTGAGCTGACGATGGCTTTAAATGGTTGCCGTTCGCTAAAGGAGATTAGTCGCAACCACATCGTGGCAGACTGGGACCCTCCCCGAGTTGTGCCAAAGTTATAAGGTGGTTCGCACCTAGCAGCACATCGAAATGGAGAAGTGAAAAGCTCAAGCCTGAGAGTGAAATGGTTAATTAGTAGTTGAAGCAGTTGAACTTGTGTAATAACATTGGATACATTAATATCCATGACTGAACACTGCTTTCCctgtcttttattttctcagATCGCGATTTTGCTTTAATGCAGCTCAGTCCTTTGAGAAGAACTGAATAACCGAGCAGTGTTGTCTTGCTTTCAAGCTGTAACAGTTTCctggctttttatttttatttttaatcattaagtTTCTTAGTCTTTTCATCTGGGACACAGCATCTT of the Populus nigra chromosome 7, ddPopNigr1.1, whole genome shotgun sequence genome contains:
- the LOC133699493 gene encoding glycolate oxidase-like isoform X2 gives rise to the protein MDQITNVMEYQEIARQKLPKMVYDYYASGAEDQWTLEENRNAFSRILFRPRILIDVSKIDMSTTVLGFKISMPIMIAPTAMQKMAHPEGEYATARAASAADTIMTLSSWATSSVEEVASTGPGVRFFQLYVHKDRNVVAQLVRRAERAGFKAIALTVDTPRLGRREADIKNRFTMPPYLTLKNFEGLDLGKMDKTDDSGLASYVAEQIDRSLSWKDVKWLQTITSLPILLKGVLTAEDARLAVQNGAAGIIVSNHGARQLDYVPSTIIALEEVVKAVQGRVPVFLDGGVRRGTDVFKAMALGASGIFIGRPVVFSLAADGEAGVRKVLQMLRDEFELTMALNGCRSLKEISRNHIVADWDPPRVVPKL
- the LOC133699493 gene encoding glycolate oxidase-like isoform X4, whose product is MLWSIRKLQGRNCPRWFMTIMHQVQRTSGHLRRTGTPSLAFCKFRPRILIDVSKIDMSTTVLGFKISMPIMIAPTAMQKMAHPEGEYATARAASAADTIMTLSSWATSSVEEVASTGPGVRFFQLYVHKDRNVVAQLVRRAERAGFKAIALTVDTPRLGRREADIKNRFTMPPYLTLKNFEGLDLGKMDKTDDSGLASYVAEQIDRSLSWKDVKWLQTITSLPILLKGVLTAEDARLAVQNGAAGIIVSNHGARQLDYVPSTIIALEEVVKAVQGRVPVFLDGGVRRGTDVFKAMALGASGIFIGRPVVFSLAADGEAGVRKVLQMLRDEFELTMALNGCRSLKEISRNHIVADWDPPRVVPKL
- the LOC133699493 gene encoding glycolate oxidase-like isoform X1 — encoded protein: MFISGWIYMILVFTNNVRCGLTRLFGESASNQLEEMDQITNVMEYQEIARQKLPKMVYDYYASGAEDQWTLEENRNAFSRILFRPRILIDVSKIDMSTTVLGFKISMPIMIAPTAMQKMAHPEGEYATARAASAADTIMTLSSWATSSVEEVASTGPGVRFFQLYVHKDRNVVAQLVRRAERAGFKAIALTVDTPRLGRREADIKNRFTMPPYLTLKNFEGLDLGKMDKTDDSGLASYVAEQIDRSLSWKDVKWLQTITSLPILLKGVLTAEDARLAVQNGAAGIIVSNHGARQLDYVPSTIIALEEVVKAVQGRVPVFLDGGVRRGTDVFKAMALGASGIFIGRPVVFSLAADGEAGVRKVLQMLRDEFELTMALNGCRSLKEISRNHIVADWDPPRVVPKL
- the LOC133699493 gene encoding glycolate oxidase-like isoform X3, with protein sequence MSTTVLGFKISMPIMIAPTAMQKMAHPEGEYATARAASAADTIMTLSSWATSSVEEVASTGPGVRFFQLYVHKDRNVVAQLVRRAERAGFKAIALTVDTPRLGRREADIKNRFTMPPYLTLKNFEGLDLGKMDKTDDSGLASYVAEQIDRSLSWKDVKWLQTITSLPILLKGVLTAEDARLAVQNGAAGIIVSNHGARQLDYVPSTIIALEEVVKAVQGRVPVFLDGGVRRGTDVFKAMALGASGIFIGRPVVFSLAADGEAGVRKVLQMLRDEFELTMALNGCRSLKEISRNHIVADWDPPRVVPKL